Below is a window of Chryseobacterium indicum DNA.
CAGTGTTTCAAGATTGGTGGGTGCGCCTCCGGGATATGTGGGTTATGATGAAGGCGGACAATTAACGGAAGCCGTGAGAAGAAGACCCTATTCTGTGGTTCTTTTAGATGAAATTGAAAAAGCGCATCCTGATGTTTTCAACACATTGCTACAGGTTTTAGACGACGGAAGACTAACAGATAATAAAGGAAGAGTGGTGAATTTCAAAAATTCGATTATCATTATGACTTCGAATTTAGGTTCACATTTAATTCAGGAGCGCTTCGACTCCGCTCTGCGTGACAAGGATGATAACATTAGTCCGGAAACACTGGAAGAGGCAAAAGATGAGGTCTTTGATTTATTGAAACAGACGTTACGTCCGGAATTCTTAAACAGAATTGATGAGGTCGTATTGTTCCAGCCTTTGAGAAAAAAGGAAATCGGAAAAATCGTTACCTATCAGCTGAGAGGATTTAATGAAATGCTTTCGAAAAGAAATATCATTATGACCGCTACTCAGGATGCTGTAGATTATCTGATGAATAAAGGATATGATCCTGCGTTCGGAGCAAGACCTCTGAAAAGAGTGATTCAGCAGGAAGTTCTTAACAGGTTATCGAAAGAAATCCTTGCCGGAAAAGTGAACGATGGCGACAGAATAACACTGGATTATTTCGAAGAGACAGGTTTGGTTTTCAGACCGACCGATTTATAAGTAGTTTTTTTCATATATATTATTTTTGAAGAATTTCCGCAGACCAAAAAATCTGCGGAAATTTTATTTGTAATATATCAGATGGGAAATAGGCAAATCTCATTGTTGCCGAAGTTACAATCTATTTTATATCCACCAATTCTACATCAAAAATAATAGTCGCTCCCGCAGGAATTGGTCCGGCTCCATTATCTCCGTAAGCCAGCTCTGAAGGAATGTAAAATCTGTATTTAGATCCTTTGCTCATCAACTGAATACCTTCTGTCCATCCTTTGATTACTGCGCCCAGATTAATATCCATTGGCGCACCTCCGTTTTTGTCGGTAGAGTCGAAAACAGTTCCATCCAGAAGTTTTCCGGTATATTTTACCTGTACAATATCAGACGCTTTTGGTTTTGTTTTACCATCACCTTCCTGCAGGACTTCATACTGTAAACCGGAAGTCGTGGTCTTCACTTTAGGATTGCTTTTATTTTTAGCAAGAAACTCCAGACCTTTTTTCTTATTTTCATCTGCCTGTACGCCCGCTGCAGCCTGCTTTTTTTCATGCTGTTTCTGCATAAACTCCTGCATAAAAGAATCCATTTCTTCAGCCGGCATCAGCTTTTTTCCTCCATCCATTTCTTCTTTAATAGCCTGAGCCAAAAGATCTGCATCTACTTTGAAGCCTTCCTGTTTCATGTTTTTAGCAATACTCAGACCTATATAGTAGGAAGCTTTTTGATCATCCGTGTATTTGCCATCCGCTGCAGTTTCGTCTTTCTTAGCGCATGAAACACTAAATATTGCTATGCAAAGTAATGCGATAGTCTGTCTTTTCATTTGATAATTTATTGTTTATGATTAATGAATTTAATAATCGCTGCAAATCTATCCAAAATCTTTATAATTTTAATTAAAATTTACAATCCGTAAAAACCCCATAAATAATCAGGAAAAAACCGTGTCGTATTCCCCTGAAATTTTACGAGATTTGCAATAACCAACTAACCTTTCACCTTTTTTAAAACTAGCTTTATGGAAACAAAACCAAATTTAGACAACTTAGAATTTGAATCAGCCGAATCAATTTCTAATCCCAACACGCTTAACTGCGATTTAATCAGAACTCTTGTAGAAAACTACAGAAAAAATCAATTGGCGTGTGTAAACCAAAATTTAGGATTTGATGATGCCCACTCCATTCATTTTGATCTGGCAACACTGAAAAAATTTATTTCAGATATTGAAAATGAGGCGATGAAAAATGATTCCCGCGTTACAGATCAGGATTTGGGAATACGATTTTATTATGCGGCTTATCCTAAAGAGCAGGACTGGAATATTATGTCGGGAACTCCGATCGGAACAGAATATGCGCAGAGACACACTTTAGTTTTGGTTCCTACGATGAAACAGGAAGATGAAAACGGAGAAAAACTCTGCTATGATTTCAATCCTTTAAGCACAAGCGGAAGCGGAGAGTTTTTGGCGATGGCTTCAGCAAGAAATTCCGGTTTGCAGGGAGAAGTGGTCTGCCAGAATCATGGAACCCTATCTCCTCCTTCTACACAGGCAACCGAATCTTTTTAATAAAAAATTATATTTACACGAATAAGCACAATGAGTGAATTTCAAAAAGTACTACAAGAATCTTTAATCTGGATGGAAGGGCTGGCTGCTCTTATTTCTATTATCTTTTATAGAAATGCTAAAGATAAATACTGGAAGTACTTTTCCATTTATTTAATACTCATGTTTTTATGTGAAGTTTTTGGGAAATGGGGAGGATATTTAATGGAGTATAATAAGCCTAAGTTTTTTAATTATTTTGTTATTCCAATTGAATTTTTATTTTTCTATTGGCTGTATGCTGCAAAATCATTAAAAAAGCCAAAATTATTTTATACGATTTCTATAATTTATTTGCTTTCCTTTCTTCCCAATGAGTATTTTTTTAAAGCGGGAAAAATAATTTTTTCATTCAATTATACATTTGGCTGTCTTATATTAATGGTTTTAGTA
It encodes the following:
- a CDS encoding FKBP-type peptidyl-prolyl cis-trans isomerase, with the protein product MKRQTIALLCIAIFSVSCAKKDETAADGKYTDDQKASYYIGLSIAKNMKQEGFKVDADLLAQAIKEEMDGGKKLMPAEEMDSFMQEFMQKQHEKKQAAAGVQADENKKKGLEFLAKNKSNPKVKTTTSGLQYEVLQEGDGKTKPKASDIVQVKYTGKLLDGTVFDSTDKNGGAPMDINLGAVIKGWTEGIQLMSKGSKYRFYIPSELAYGDNGAGPIPAGATIIFDVELVDIK